The following proteins come from a genomic window of Pirellulales bacterium:
- a CDS encoding MATE family efflux transporter — MSTNGAATSLGSGWWGRPGGGREVWTLAWPLVVSTSSWTVMDFLDRIFLIWYSPTAMAAAFPAVVLSFTVECFFLGVAMYVNAFVAQYYGAGRHHRIGLAVWQGIWLSLLAMPLMLATIPLAPAVFDFIGHEPAIRAQEVAYYQIHCVGAPGMVMAAAMSSFFTGRGRVRVVAIVDTIGAVVNVMIDYVLIFGYYGFPEMGIEGAAWGTVIGLWLRSAMYLTLILLKKNRHEFHTLSGCRFDRELFGRMLYYGYPAGVQMFVEVATFSSFLMLVGGLGPHELIATNLAFTINSLAFIPMMGMSMAVTTLVGQRLGQNEPELAARGTWTAYEMATLYMGAISLLYLLAPHMFLMPHQAGMDPGEFGELRDLTTVLLRFVAAYCLFDTMILVFVGALKGAGDTRFILFASLFMAPVPVLFTWLGTRVFGQGLLFSWVTITCWVCGLGTIYLVRFLQGKWRSMRVIEHAPPDLYTVGLDDAPTEEPAVAM; from the coding sequence ATGTCGACCAACGGAGCGGCGACTAGTTTGGGGTCTGGCTGGTGGGGACGTCCCGGCGGAGGACGCGAGGTGTGGACTCTCGCGTGGCCTCTGGTGGTGTCGACATCGAGCTGGACGGTGATGGACTTTCTGGATCGGATCTTCTTGATCTGGTACTCGCCAACTGCGATGGCGGCGGCGTTTCCGGCCGTTGTATTGAGTTTCACGGTCGAGTGCTTTTTTCTCGGCGTGGCGATGTACGTCAACGCGTTCGTGGCACAGTACTACGGCGCCGGACGGCATCACCGCATTGGACTAGCGGTCTGGCAGGGCATTTGGCTATCGCTGTTGGCAATGCCGCTGATGCTGGCCACGATTCCGCTGGCGCCGGCCGTGTTCGATTTCATTGGTCATGAGCCAGCGATCCGCGCTCAGGAGGTGGCGTACTATCAGATTCATTGTGTTGGCGCGCCCGGCATGGTGATGGCAGCGGCGATGTCGAGTTTCTTCACCGGCCGCGGTCGGGTTCGGGTGGTAGCTATCGTCGACACGATTGGGGCAGTGGTCAATGTGATGATCGACTACGTGTTGATCTTTGGGTACTACGGCTTTCCTGAAATGGGCATCGAAGGGGCAGCTTGGGGGACTGTGATCGGCCTGTGGCTGCGGTCGGCCATGTATTTGACGCTCATCCTGTTGAAGAAGAACCGCCACGAATTTCACACTCTGTCGGGTTGCAGGTTCGACCGCGAGCTGTTTGGGCGCATGCTGTACTACGGCTATCCGGCCGGCGTGCAGATGTTCGTTGAAGTGGCGACCTTCAGCAGTTTTCTGATGCTAGTGGGCGGACTGGGACCACACGAGCTGATCGCCACCAATTTGGCATTCACCATCAACAGTCTGGCGTTCATACCCATGATGGGCATGAGCATGGCGGTGACCACGCTGGTAGGACAACGACTGGGGCAGAACGAACCAGAACTGGCCGCCCGCGGCACTTGGACGGCATACGAGATGGCGACACTCTACATGGGCGCGATCTCGCTGTTGTACTTGTTGGCGCCGCACATGTTCTTGATGCCGCATCAGGCGGGGATGGACCCAGGCGAGTTTGGGGAGCTGCGAGACCTAACGACGGTGCTGCTGCGCTTCGTGGCGGCGTATTGCTTGTTCGATACGATGATTTTGGTGTTTGTGGGAGCGCTGAAAGGCGCTGGCGACACGCGGTTCATCTTGTTCGCCTCGCTCTTCATGGCCCCGGTTCCGGTGCTGTTCACCTGGCTAGGGACACGCGTGTTTGGGCAGGGGCTCTTATTCTCGTGGGTGACTATTACTTGCTGGGTTTGCGGACTGGGGACGATCTATTTGGTTCGCTTCTTGCAAGGTAAATGGCGGTCAATGCGTGTGATTGAGCATGCCCCGCCGGACCTCTATACGGTGGGATTGGACGACGCACCGACCGAAGAGCCGGCCGTGGCAATGTAA
- a CDS encoding penicillin acylase family protein, producing MRNLSLAGWIWQSLVACMVMALGAGVAAANESLTESADQLAASVLIHRDAWGVPHIEGPTDASVIFGFAYCQAEDYFWQLEDSYVMGLGRYAELYGDKGLKSDMINRAFEIPQRSQADYEKMEPKIKESCEAFVKGVNYYLEKHPEVKPRLIERFEPWQMIAMGRQVILEMTFGNTGQSKDHVPTDFKAVADAGKGSNAWALSPSRTKNGKAMLFINPHQPYYGFGQFYEGHMKSGEGWNFTGATFFGSPIPTLGHNEHLGWAFTVNNPGIGSAWRETFDDPANPLNYRYDKGYRQATEWKDTIRVKKKKGMEEREFVFRKTHHGPIIRKESDTSYIVANIGKFYDALLSRQNLAMVRAKNFAEWREAMSMLEFHIFNTVYADREGNIFYLYNGIVPRRDPSFDWSSPVDGSNPDTEWKGIHTIDELPQTLNPPSGFVQNCNQTPYTVTDDGNPSLGDYPDYMVRERHDDKRRAKVSRMLLREMKDMEFDSWQKACFDTTLYWAVVELPALARLHKELETSHPDLAAQSKPYFDHLMNWDRKVHIDSTQATLCIAWYEQLYGDVYRSETLQRQFIDDPSKKFHALLTAAQGLTKVFGDWKVPYGDVYRLQRHANVADFFQIPFNDKESSLPSAGSFGPLGIVFNMYFTPSIDIPLVKTIKKRYAVVGASYVSAVEFSDRIQAVSLLQYGESGHADSPHFFDQAKLMSQMQFKPQPFYWDDVLKAAKRSYHPGQQDEKKLAGELGGE from the coding sequence GTGCGGAATTTGTCGTTAGCAGGTTGGATTTGGCAATCGCTGGTCGCGTGCATGGTGATGGCGCTTGGCGCCGGCGTTGCGGCGGCAAATGAGTCTTTGACCGAGAGCGCAGACCAACTGGCCGCGAGCGTATTGATTCATCGCGATGCTTGGGGCGTTCCACACATCGAAGGGCCAACCGACGCGAGCGTGATCTTCGGCTTCGCCTACTGTCAGGCAGAGGATTACTTTTGGCAACTCGAAGACTCGTATGTAATGGGGCTGGGTCGGTACGCGGAATTGTACGGAGACAAGGGGCTGAAGAGCGACATGATCAACCGGGCGTTCGAGATTCCTCAGCGCTCGCAGGCCGATTACGAAAAGATGGAGCCAAAGATCAAAGAGTCGTGCGAGGCCTTTGTGAAGGGTGTGAATTACTATTTGGAGAAACACCCTGAGGTTAAGCCGCGCTTGATCGAGCGGTTTGAACCATGGCAAATGATCGCCATGGGACGGCAGGTAATTTTGGAGATGACCTTCGGCAATACAGGACAATCCAAGGATCATGTGCCGACCGATTTCAAGGCGGTCGCCGACGCGGGGAAGGGATCGAACGCCTGGGCGCTTTCGCCGAGCCGCACCAAAAACGGCAAGGCAATGTTGTTCATTAACCCACATCAGCCGTACTACGGATTTGGTCAGTTCTACGAAGGCCATATGAAGAGCGGCGAGGGTTGGAACTTCACCGGCGCCACTTTCTTTGGCAGCCCGATCCCGACGCTCGGGCACAACGAGCATCTGGGTTGGGCCTTCACGGTGAACAATCCAGGAATCGGTAGCGCGTGGCGCGAAACGTTCGACGATCCGGCGAATCCACTGAATTACCGTTACGACAAGGGGTATCGGCAGGCGACTGAATGGAAGGACACGATCCGGGTCAAGAAGAAGAAAGGGATGGAGGAGCGCGAGTTTGTTTTTCGCAAGACGCATCACGGGCCAATCATCCGCAAGGAGTCCGACACCAGCTACATCGTCGCCAACATCGGCAAGTTCTATGACGCGCTCCTATCGCGGCAAAACCTGGCGATGGTGCGGGCGAAGAACTTCGCGGAATGGCGCGAGGCGATGAGCATGCTGGAGTTTCACATCTTCAATACGGTGTACGCTGATCGAGAAGGCAACATCTTCTATCTGTACAACGGCATCGTGCCGCGGCGCGATCCGAGCTTCGACTGGTCCAGCCCGGTTGATGGCAGCAACCCGGACACGGAATGGAAAGGTATTCATACGATCGACGAATTGCCGCAGACGTTGAATCCCCCGTCGGGCTTTGTGCAGAACTGCAATCAGACGCCGTACACCGTGACCGACGACGGCAACCCCTCTCTGGGCGACTACCCCGATTACATGGTCCGCGAACGGCACGACGACAAGCGGCGGGCGAAGGTGTCGCGCATGCTGCTGCGCGAGATGAAGGACATGGAGTTCGATAGTTGGCAAAAGGCCTGCTTCGACACCACGCTGTATTGGGCGGTGGTGGAACTGCCGGCGTTGGCGCGGCTGCACAAGGAGTTGGAAACCAGCCACCCCGACTTGGCGGCGCAGTCCAAGCCATATTTCGATCACTTGATGAATTGGGATCGCAAGGTGCATATCGACTCAACTCAGGCGACATTGTGCATCGCGTGGTACGAACAGCTTTATGGCGATGTGTATCGCAGCGAGACGCTGCAACGTCAGTTCATCGACGATCCGAGCAAGAAGTTCCATGCGCTGCTGACAGCGGCGCAGGGGCTGACGAAGGTGTTTGGCGACTGGAAGGTGCCGTATGGCGACGTGTATCGACTGCAGCGACACGCCAACGTAGCCGACTTCTTTCAGATTCCGTTCAACGACAAGGAGTCGAGTCTGCCGAGCGCTGGTTCGTTTGGTCCGCTCGGCATTGTGTTCAACATGTACTTCACGCCGTCAATTGACATTCCGTTGGTGAAGACGATCAAGAAGCGTTATGCGGTGGTGGGCGCCAGTTACGTGTCGGCGGTCGAATTCTCCGACCGAATTCAGGCGGTCTCGCTGCTGCAGTATGGAGAGAGCGGGCACGCCGATTCGCCGCACTTTTTCGACCAGGCGAAGCTGATGTCGCAAATGCAGTTTAAGCCGCAACCGTTCTACTGGGACGACGTGCTCAAGGCCGCCAAGCGCAGCTATCATCCCGGACAACAGGATGAAAAGAAGCTCGCCGGCGAGCTTGGGGGCGAGTAG
- a CDS encoding response regulator — MTDTAAAKPEKRILLVDDDHEIVESMRLALESKGYKILVARDGNQGLAMAERENPDLVILDMMMPKRSGFLVLEKLRRTHAVPMRVIMITANEGSRHKAYAEMLGVDDYIRKPFAMDRLMDAVSRLLG, encoded by the coding sequence ATGACGGACACTGCGGCAGCGAAGCCGGAAAAACGCATTTTATTGGTAGACGACGATCATGAGATCGTTGAGTCGATGCGGCTGGCCTTAGAATCCAAGGGGTACAAGATTCTGGTGGCGCGCGACGGCAACCAGGGATTGGCTATGGCGGAGCGCGAGAATCCAGACCTCGTGATTTTGGACATGATGATGCCGAAGCGGAGCGGCTTTTTAGTGTTAGAGAAGCTGCGACGCACTCACGCGGTGCCGATGCGGGTGATCATGATCACGGCCAATGAGGGAAGCCGCCACAAGGCGTACGCCGAGATGCTCGGCGTGGACGACTACATCCGCAAGCCGTTCGCGATGGATCGCTTGATGGAT